A single window of Rubripirellula lacrimiformis DNA harbors:
- the istA gene encoding IS21 family transposase, giving the protein MDKSLAINNLRDAGYSQRRIAKTLGVSRGAVRRHLADESSNRTKAPTGPSDLAPTGSGDSNSTTAPTGSGPPEAPELSAGGNSQCEPFREIIVEKCRAGLSARRIHQDLVADHGSDASYWSVNRFVRALGGTTELPFRRMEVLPGEELQVDFGTGAKIRNPDGTHRRTHVFRAVLSHSRKGYSEAVFRQDTESFIRALENCFWAIGGVPQRVVFDNAKCAVKTPDWHDPELNSKLVDFCKHYGCAFVPTRVRTPRHKGKVERGVDYVQENALRGREFESLAAQNEHLGQWERSVADTRIHGTTRKQVLACFQDIEKPSLGKLPSTRFKFYHEAKRKVSRDGHISVNRSFYSVPPEYLGRDVWVRHDSHLVRIFDESLRHIATHVIIERGRFQTDAKHIASEKISPIERGIDHIHSKMRLIGPSATQWADAVVAGRGVEAARVLQGVLAMSRKHSGDSIESACGIAVRSGAINCRIIRTLLKRQPDATQTTMEFMEDHPIIRPIGEYAKFIHNKVQEEIYQ; this is encoded by the coding sequence ATGGACAAGTCCCTTGCAATCAACAACTTACGCGACGCGGGCTACTCTCAGCGGCGGATCGCAAAGACCCTCGGCGTCTCTCGTGGGGCCGTTCGGCGGCACTTGGCTGACGAAAGTTCAAACAGGACCAAGGCGCCAACGGGTCCGAGCGATCTGGCGCCAACCGGGTCTGGTGATTCAAACAGTACCACAGCGCCAACCGGGTCCGGCCCGCCTGAGGCGCCCGAGTTGTCGGCCGGAGGCAACAGCCAGTGTGAGCCGTTTCGCGAAATCATCGTCGAGAAATGCCGCGCCGGCTTGTCCGCTCGCCGCATCCATCAAGACCTCGTCGCCGATCACGGATCGGATGCCAGTTACTGGTCGGTCAACCGGTTCGTCAGAGCACTCGGTGGAACCACCGAACTTCCGTTTCGGCGGATGGAAGTACTTCCCGGCGAAGAGTTGCAAGTCGACTTCGGCACCGGTGCGAAGATCCGAAACCCCGATGGAACTCACAGGCGGACGCACGTCTTCCGTGCCGTCCTGAGCCACTCGCGAAAGGGCTACAGCGAAGCCGTCTTTCGGCAAGACACTGAGAGTTTCATTCGGGCTTTGGAGAATTGCTTTTGGGCGATCGGCGGCGTGCCTCAAAGAGTCGTTTTCGATAACGCAAAGTGCGCCGTCAAAACTCCCGATTGGCATGACCCCGAACTCAATTCCAAGCTGGTCGACTTCTGCAAGCACTATGGGTGTGCATTCGTGCCAACGCGAGTGCGAACACCACGGCACAAAGGCAAAGTCGAACGCGGCGTCGACTACGTCCAAGAGAACGCGCTGCGTGGGCGTGAGTTCGAGTCGCTCGCGGCGCAGAACGAGCATCTTGGGCAGTGGGAAAGATCGGTTGCCGACACGCGCATCCACGGCACTACGAGGAAGCAAGTTCTGGCCTGTTTCCAGGACATCGAAAAGCCATCTCTTGGCAAGCTTCCATCAACCCGATTCAAGTTCTATCACGAAGCCAAGCGAAAGGTTTCTCGCGATGGACACATATCGGTCAACCGATCGTTTTACAGCGTGCCGCCGGAGTATCTAGGGCGCGACGTGTGGGTTCGTCACGACAGTCACTTGGTAAGAATCTTTGACGAAAGCCTTCGACACATTGCAACGCATGTGATCATCGAGCGGGGACGATTCCAAACTGATGCCAAACACATCGCCTCGGAAAAGATCAGTCCGATCGAACGGGGAATCGACCATATACACAGCAAAATGCGGCTCATCGGGCCATCAGCGACCCAGTGGGCTGACGCCGTGGTCGCGGGTCGAGGTGTCGAAGCTGCCCGGGTGCTTCAAGGTGTTCTTGCCATGAGCCGCAAGCACAGCGGCGACTCGATCGAATCGGCATGTGGCATCGCGGTCCGCAGCGGGGCGATCAACTGCCGGATCATTCGCACGCTGCTGAAGCGACAGCCCGACGCGACGCAAACGACCATGGAGTTCATGGAAGATCACCCGATCATCCGTCCGATCGGTGAGTACGCAAAGTTCATTCACAACAAAGTCCAAGAAGAAATTTATCAATGA
- the istB gene encoding IS21-like element helper ATPase IstB, whose amino-acid sequence MNKIITPMLTKLRLSGMNESLAVRLHEASSTGLTHLEFFELMLQDEINIRDDRQISRRVKKADFRDIRKLEDFDFSFNPTIKKSMVFELATGRFVRERRDVLWLGPPGTGKSHLAQAIGLSLIRAGMTVYYRSIFDVVRDFLHDEALDGHERILKRYLEPDLLIIDDMGMKQLPKRSGEYLFEVIMRRHDVRSTMMTSNRPLEEWGKLIGDVPSATAILDRFLHHSDVMQITGRSYRMGNQPKSSNSTKAPTGSATEEA is encoded by the coding sequence ATGAATAAGATCATCACACCGATGCTCACAAAGCTGCGTCTGAGCGGTATGAACGAGTCGCTGGCGGTTCGTCTTCACGAGGCGTCGTCGACGGGGCTGACCCATCTCGAGTTCTTCGAGCTGATGCTTCAAGACGAGATCAACATCCGCGACGATCGTCAAATCTCGCGGCGGGTCAAGAAGGCGGACTTCCGGGACATTCGCAAGTTGGAAGACTTCGACTTCAGTTTCAACCCGACAATCAAGAAGAGCATGGTGTTCGAACTGGCCACGGGGCGGTTCGTCCGCGAGCGTCGTGACGTCCTGTGGCTGGGGCCTCCAGGGACGGGCAAAAGTCACTTGGCTCAAGCGATTGGGCTGTCGCTGATTCGCGCCGGGATGACGGTGTATTACCGGAGCATTTTTGACGTCGTTCGCGACTTCCTTCACGACGAGGCACTTGATGGTCACGAGCGGATCTTGAAGCGTTATCTCGAACCCGACTTGTTGATCATCGACGACATGGGGATGAAGCAGCTTCCGAAGCGAAGCGGTGAGTACCTGTTCGAGGTGATCATGCGTCGACACGACGTTCGCAGCACGATGATGACGAGCAACCGACCGCTGGAGGAATGGGGGAAGTTGATCGGCGACGTGCCCAGTGCGACGGCGATCCTGGATCGCTTCCTGCACCACAGCGACGTGATGCAGATAACGGGCCGGAGCTACCGGATGGGAAATCAGCCAAAAAGTTCAAACAGTACCAAAGCGCCAACCGGGTCGGCGACCGAAGAAGCTTAA
- a CDS encoding IS66 family transposase, with protein sequence MTHLLRDAAAVSEKHGDHPEWKSFSRRLVGVYRDAKKLRTQRPSICEADYDSAVGRLEQRLAKLGSESWDHADANRLSKRMAKYGSELLTFLWYDDVPSDNNAGERAIRPAVMIRKNSYCNHSDRGALTQSVLMSVLRTLRVRGHQPLDTILGALASYAKTGVMPPLPQKAE encoded by the coding sequence TTGACACATCTGCTTCGCGATGCCGCGGCGGTCAGCGAGAAACATGGTGATCATCCCGAGTGGAAATCGTTCTCGCGTCGCTTGGTTGGCGTGTACCGGGACGCGAAGAAGCTGCGAACTCAAAGGCCATCGATCTGCGAGGCGGACTACGATTCGGCGGTGGGTCGTCTGGAACAGCGACTGGCAAAGCTCGGCAGTGAATCATGGGATCACGCCGATGCGAACCGACTCTCCAAACGGATGGCGAAGTATGGATCCGAACTATTGACGTTTCTGTGGTACGACGACGTTCCCTCGGACAACAACGCGGGCGAACGAGCGATCCGTCCGGCGGTGATGATTCGCAAGAACAGCTACTGCAATCACAGCGACCGCGGCGCGTTGACCCAGTCGGTCTTGATGAGCGTTCTTCGCACGCTCCGAGTCCGAGGCCACCAGCCGCTCGATACAATATTGGGAGCCTTGGCAAGCTACGCCAAAACCGGCGTCATGCCGCCGCTTCCGCAGAAGGCTGAATAG
- a CDS encoding ISL3 family transposase, whose protein sequence is MTTRFHIHPNEKSICCSSCGSSNVIRRGVKQRNFRASPIGLKRTVIVATLPRVQCRDCGVVRQIKVGFADVRRSYTKAWAKHALQLTRSMTIKDVADLLGVTWDVIKEIKKDDLRRRFANPSLKGVRRIAIDEICIGKGHRYVTLVMNLDTGAIIYVGDGKSAESLVPFWKRLGRRRHAIEAVAMDMSSAYISAVRGNLPKADIVFDRFHVVKLMNEKLTTLRRQLYRETTVDDKAVLKGSRWLLLKNPDNLSEERDEEAHLAAALALNEPLAKGYYLKEELRLFWEETFRWPAQLFLRSWCRRAIATGLSPLKTMAKTLTRLEDGLLSYFDHRISSGPMEGTNNKIKTVQRQSYGIRDREYFELLLYSLHQAKYALVG, encoded by the coding sequence GTGACAACGCGGTTCCACATTCACCCAAATGAGAAGTCGATCTGCTGTTCTTCGTGTGGGAGCAGCAACGTGATCCGGCGAGGCGTCAAGCAGCGAAACTTCCGAGCTTCGCCGATCGGCTTGAAACGAACCGTCATCGTTGCCACCTTGCCTCGTGTGCAGTGTCGCGATTGTGGAGTCGTTCGCCAGATCAAAGTCGGCTTCGCAGATGTCCGTCGAAGCTACACCAAAGCTTGGGCCAAACACGCTTTGCAACTCACTCGCAGCATGACGATCAAGGACGTCGCCGATCTTCTTGGTGTCACTTGGGACGTGATCAAAGAAATCAAAAAGGATGACCTCAGGCGACGCTTCGCCAATCCGTCCTTGAAGGGCGTTCGGCGAATCGCCATCGACGAGATCTGCATCGGCAAAGGGCATCGCTACGTGACGTTGGTGATGAACCTGGACACCGGTGCAATTATCTACGTGGGAGACGGGAAATCGGCCGAATCGCTGGTCCCCTTCTGGAAACGACTGGGGCGTCGGCGGCACGCAATCGAAGCGGTGGCGATGGACATGTCCTCGGCTTACATCTCCGCGGTGCGTGGTAATCTCCCCAAGGCCGATATCGTTTTCGATCGCTTTCATGTGGTGAAGTTGATGAACGAAAAGTTGACCACGCTGCGTCGGCAACTGTACCGCGAGACGACGGTCGATGACAAAGCGGTGCTCAAGGGGAGCCGTTGGTTGCTGCTGAAGAACCCCGATAACTTGAGCGAGGAGCGGGACGAGGAAGCACACTTAGCCGCGGCGCTCGCGCTCAACGAACCACTGGCCAAGGGATACTATCTCAAAGAGGAGTTGCGTTTGTTTTGGGAGGAGACGTTTCGATGGCCAGCGCAGTTGTTCTTGAGGTCGTGGTGTAGGCGAGCGATCGCAACGGGACTGTCGCCGTTGAAGACAATGGCCAAAACCCTGACGCGACTTGAGGACGGGCTCTTGAGTTACTTCGATCACCGGATTTCGTCAGGGCCGATGGAAGGCACTAACAACAAAATAAAAACGGTCCAACGACAATCCTACGGCATTCGTGATCGCGAATACTTCGAACTGCTTCTCTACTCGCTCCATCAAGCAAAGTACGCTTTAGTCGGATGA
- a CDS encoding carbonic anhydrase family protein — MSNQQQSPIHIQSPVVTKYAKQLKIRWSKHLDGTLTPHHGKVQVAFSGDKNERISFDGRDFQILQFHFHHKSEHWIEGKQFPMELHIVHQNCDPNDGKLAVLGIMIESDNSAKTAPSLIELMEAMSKDDTCECMEFKTNPHEWLPTNIEHYYRYEGSLTTPEYDEIVSWVVFKEPLKLPRKEINKLIRCAAEPARLPQPLNRRFVLSNFS, encoded by the coding sequence ATGAGCAACCAACAGCAATCACCGATTCACATCCAGTCACCGGTCGTTACGAAGTACGCCAAGCAGCTGAAAATTCGATGGTCCAAGCACCTTGATGGCACACTCACGCCACATCATGGGAAAGTGCAGGTCGCATTCAGTGGCGATAAGAACGAGCGAATTTCGTTTGATGGACGTGACTTTCAAATCCTGCAGTTTCATTTCCATCACAAGAGCGAACACTGGATCGAGGGCAAGCAGTTCCCAATGGAACTGCACATCGTTCATCAGAATTGCGATCCGAATGATGGCAAGCTGGCGGTGCTTGGCATCATGATCGAATCCGATAATTCGGCAAAGACTGCACCGAGTTTGATCGAACTGATGGAAGCGATGTCGAAAGACGACACATGCGAATGCATGGAGTTCAAAACGAATCCTCACGAGTGGCTTCCCACAAACATCGAGCACTACTATCGCTACGAGGGTTCCCTGACGACGCCCGAGTATGACGAAATCGTAAGTTGGGTCGTTTTCAAAGAACCGTTGAAGCTGCCTCGAAAAGAGATCAACAAGCTGATCCGCTGCGCGGCCGAACCCGCTCGACTGCCGCAGCCGCTCAACCGAAGATTTGTGCTGTCAAATTTCTCGTAG
- a CDS encoding DNA/RNA non-specific endonuclease: MPQDFEHSVIPDDVIRATEKRFRSMQRKFDSPLKKSQRELLAQNEPSVIQNRLERAGVDPRLAKRASQAGAANRSLDRESMSRATISDTAAFERILNGNDLVDVRFLLKGASRIASVGRINFSGRGFATGFLVGPGVVMTNHHVFGSAAETRGVQIEFGFHELDRDGNLSTPTKFNFDASQLFFADEDLDVAIVAIGSRESGNINLGELPIMRLVPDTGVVITGERLNVVQHPAGEPKQVALRDNTVIAIPDETFLHYRADTKRGSSGSPVFNDEWQLVGLHHSGVPDKDDDGNWLDIFGNVATNATPDHQIAWIANEAIQSSALVELLDDTTFRGSAQRLVDGVLEESDLDDESIVKFDSPGSVSGPKLDDGDLPQRPAANGLVHVAQGGGTVRVTVPVEITFRIGESVDGDLTSHDSDADSVSRLLERFGIDRDYSNRNGFDTDFLGQTLYLPGLSDDQIASAAVNRDPIDGDLPYVLRFHNYSVVMNGLRRLAYFTAVNIDGEKLIRIRSRDDGGKAPWSEDRRIGAHEQTNNDHYRGRDNKLDRGHLVRRLDPGWGAALRDSARGIVDTYHYVNCAPQYDAFNQADDRGNVANGLWLGLENFALDNAEKHDLKISVFTGPVFRDSDPDFRDNGVRIPTQYWKVIAWVDEGDDLQSAAFLLSQKQMLDDDPRIERMGEEAFDFRERDLFQTTIAKIEELTDLDFGPLSDTRDGREAFRKFGAHPLRSLEEIILG, translated from the coding sequence GTGCCTCAGGATTTTGAACACTCCGTCATTCCGGATGATGTCATTCGCGCGACCGAGAAACGTTTTCGCAGCATGCAACGAAAGTTTGATTCGCCGCTGAAGAAATCGCAGCGTGAGCTACTTGCTCAGAATGAACCTTCAGTCATTCAAAATCGTCTTGAACGGGCGGGTGTAGATCCAAGGCTTGCCAAGCGAGCGTCGCAAGCGGGTGCAGCGAATCGCTCGCTAGATCGTGAGTCGATGTCACGGGCTACAATCTCGGACACGGCGGCGTTTGAGAGGATCCTTAATGGGAACGATTTGGTTGATGTTCGATTCTTGCTCAAAGGAGCGTCACGTATCGCCTCGGTCGGAAGGATCAATTTTAGCGGGCGAGGTTTCGCGACGGGTTTCTTGGTCGGTCCCGGCGTGGTGATGACGAATCATCATGTCTTCGGAAGTGCAGCCGAAACGCGGGGTGTTCAGATCGAATTTGGTTTTCATGAACTTGATCGCGACGGTAACTTGAGCACGCCAACAAAGTTCAATTTTGATGCGAGTCAACTGTTCTTTGCCGACGAGGACTTGGACGTTGCAATTGTCGCCATCGGTTCTCGTGAAAGCGGAAACATCAATTTGGGTGAACTTCCCATCATGCGTTTGGTGCCGGATACGGGTGTTGTCATCACGGGGGAACGACTCAATGTTGTCCAACATCCAGCAGGTGAACCAAAACAAGTCGCACTACGTGACAACACTGTAATCGCGATTCCTGATGAGACATTCCTGCACTATCGCGCCGACACAAAGCGGGGATCCAGCGGCTCGCCTGTCTTCAACGATGAATGGCAATTGGTAGGGCTTCATCACTCGGGTGTGCCCGACAAAGATGACGACGGGAATTGGTTGGACATCTTCGGAAACGTGGCAACCAATGCGACACCGGACCACCAAATCGCATGGATCGCAAATGAGGCAATCCAAAGTTCGGCGTTGGTTGAGCTTTTGGATGACACGACCTTTCGTGGATCGGCTCAGCGTTTGGTGGATGGTGTGCTAGAGGAATCCGATTTAGATGATGAGTCGATCGTTAAGTTCGATTCACCTGGCAGCGTGTCGGGGCCGAAGCTTGATGACGGCGATCTACCTCAACGCCCCGCCGCGAATGGACTGGTTCACGTTGCACAGGGCGGTGGCACTGTTCGCGTTACTGTTCCTGTGGAGATCACCTTTAGGATCGGCGAATCTGTTGATGGTGATCTGACGAGTCATGATTCCGATGCCGACTCGGTCAGCCGTTTACTTGAACGGTTTGGGATTGATCGGGATTACTCCAATCGCAATGGTTTCGACACGGATTTCCTTGGCCAGACTCTTTACCTACCCGGTTTGTCAGATGATCAGATTGCGTCGGCAGCGGTCAATCGCGATCCAATCGACGGTGACTTGCCCTACGTGTTGCGGTTTCACAATTACAGCGTCGTGATGAATGGTCTGCGACGTTTGGCGTATTTCACTGCGGTCAATATTGACGGCGAAAAACTGATTCGCATTCGCAGCAGAGACGACGGCGGAAAGGCACCGTGGAGCGAAGACCGACGCATTGGTGCTCACGAGCAAACGAACAATGATCATTATCGTGGCCGTGACAATAAGCTGGATCGTGGGCACTTGGTCCGGCGACTCGACCCAGGCTGGGGCGCGGCGCTACGTGATTCGGCTCGCGGCATCGTTGACACGTATCACTACGTGAACTGTGCGCCCCAATACGACGCCTTCAACCAAGCAGATGATCGCGGCAATGTTGCCAACGGATTGTGGCTGGGGCTGGAGAACTTCGCTCTCGATAACGCGGAAAAACATGACTTGAAAATCAGCGTCTTCACCGGTCCCGTATTCCGTGATTCCGATCCCGATTTCCGTGACAACGGGGTTCGCATACCGACTCAGTATTGGAAAGTCATCGCGTGGGTCGACGAGGGTGATGACTTGCAGTCTGCGGCGTTCTTGCTGAGCCAAAAACAAATGCTCGACGACGACCCTCGCATCGAACGCATGGGCGAAGAAGCGTTTGACTTTCGCGAGCGAGACTTGTTTCAAACCACAATCGCCAAGATCGAAGAGCTAACCGATCTGGATTTCGGCCCCTTAAGCGACACAAGGGATGGACGTGAGGCGTTCAGAAAGTTTGGCGCACACCCGCTCCGTTCACTAGAAGAAATTATCCTCGGCTAG
- a CDS encoding Dyp-type peroxidase produces the protein MVEPQLATDQIQANISPGFRFPFQHFIAIKTAGVDEARRLIGELLPRITTMDQALGFHESRLERARESYNFGISSFRALESHPVWVNVAFGNELLNDLIGNAADNADRSFRLGLHRRSFTLGDHRDPSNEGHKSNWLVGGPDNAADLFLIVGSSNDATLDGGVESLVETVQHGSHEVIYEERGTRLGNDEEHFGFRDGVSQPAMRGRVSAGTHDFLAKRRVQNSPTGPEWASPGSPLVWPGEFVFGYPRQSSNHFRDPSSIADTDDILKNGSFLVFRRLKQDVPLFRKETARMASDLAAHTEFSHFDKELLRASIVGRWPDGTPVQQSPDGSPAQAVSDDRINYFGFGSDTPPIELADGRTVQGTAADPDGVVCPFHAHIRKVNPRDRSTDLGAETNTMKMRILRRGIPFGPAFDDAPDETDRGLLFLCYQTSIRDQFEQLMIRWVNSTVNPEPGNNEGHDMILGQSGASADRERFCVFKDTSGSEATIATKKDWIITTGGGYFFCPSIDALRLMAGSL, from the coding sequence ATGGTTGAACCGCAACTTGCCACGGATCAGATTCAAGCGAACATCTCACCAGGTTTCCGCTTTCCTTTTCAACATTTCATTGCGATCAAAACTGCCGGAGTTGATGAAGCTCGGCGTTTGATTGGTGAATTGCTTCCCCGAATCACGACGATGGACCAAGCGTTGGGGTTCCACGAGAGTCGTTTGGAACGCGCCAGAGAAAGTTACAATTTTGGAATCTCCAGCTTTCGTGCTCTTGAATCGCATCCCGTGTGGGTCAACGTCGCCTTCGGAAACGAATTACTCAATGATCTGATTGGGAACGCGGCAGATAATGCAGACCGTTCGTTTCGCCTGGGCCTTCACCGTCGTAGTTTTACTCTCGGCGATCATCGTGATCCGTCGAATGAGGGACACAAAAGCAACTGGCTCGTTGGCGGCCCGGACAATGCCGCAGATCTATTCTTGATCGTTGGGTCATCCAACGACGCCACGTTGGATGGGGGTGTCGAGTCTCTGGTTGAAACGGTCCAGCACGGATCGCACGAAGTTATCTACGAAGAACGGGGAACTCGGCTAGGCAACGACGAAGAGCACTTCGGATTTCGCGACGGTGTCTCTCAACCCGCGATGCGTGGTCGAGTGTCGGCTGGCACCCACGACTTCCTTGCCAAACGTCGAGTTCAAAACTCGCCTACTGGGCCGGAATGGGCGTCACCCGGTTCGCCGCTTGTTTGGCCAGGCGAGTTCGTGTTTGGCTATCCACGCCAAAGTTCAAACCACTTTCGCGATCCGTCTTCGATCGCCGACACCGATGACATTCTAAAGAACGGCTCGTTCCTTGTTTTCCGAAGACTCAAACAAGATGTTCCGCTGTTTCGCAAAGAAACGGCAAGGATGGCATCCGACTTGGCGGCACATACGGAGTTCTCGCATTTCGACAAGGAACTTCTACGGGCAAGCATCGTTGGCCGATGGCCGGACGGAACTCCCGTGCAACAGTCTCCCGATGGGTCGCCAGCACAAGCGGTATCAGACGACCGTATTAACTATTTCGGCTTCGGGAGTGACACACCGCCGATTGAGTTAGCGGATGGCCGAACCGTGCAGGGGACGGCGGCAGATCCCGATGGCGTCGTTTGTCCTTTCCATGCACACATCCGCAAGGTCAATCCACGCGACCGGTCAACGGACCTTGGAGCTGAAACGAACACGATGAAAATGCGAATCTTGCGGCGTGGAATCCCCTTCGGACCAGCGTTTGACGATGCTCCAGACGAAACGGATCGCGGGCTCTTGTTTCTTTGTTACCAAACCAGTATTCGCGACCAATTTGAGCAGTTGATGATTCGCTGGGTCAATTCAACAGTGAATCCCGAACCAGGAAACAACGAAGGTCACGACATGATCCTCGGCCAGAGCGGAGCGTCCGCCGACCGCGAGCGATTTTGCGTTTTCAAAGACACTTCCGGCTCAGAAGCCACGATTGCAACAAAGAAAGACTGGATCATCACGACGGGGGGTGGCTACTTCTTTTGTCCATCCATTGATGCACTCAGGTTGATGGCCGGTTCTCTCTAG
- a CDS encoding clostripain-related cysteine peptidase: MAGDNDLSDAGIRDIAELCKVGASADVYVGVEIDTRGEHTGSIRYEITEPEEEGIAYRNVIERLPEADTGKPESLLKFLTWGTDRYPADQRVVVIGGHGDGFRSRRRAIAIDEFGGALDMPEVEYVFERVGFHKKKIAILGFDACLMGMLEIANHFSKFADYLVASQQIEPGEGWPYDKVLEHLKHEPKVCDVASDIVDSYVNHYVLHGMTNVTQSAIRLTRTGEAMKSLSLLGKAVASHLDSQDASTKRESIRTIDMARASSQSFANAEYVDAVHFAENLSKAIECKVVGKYSRRLIESLNKAVIKNRVLRRSRKLANANGLSIWFPSTLFSFTVNRARYLELNGVEDQPGWLNFMDDVFAEMRYS, encoded by the coding sequence ATGGCTGGCGATAACGATCTAAGTGATGCTGGGATTCGTGACATCGCTGAGTTGTGCAAAGTTGGCGCATCAGCAGATGTTTATGTAGGCGTCGAAATCGACACCAGAGGTGAGCACACAGGCTCCATCCGGTACGAAATCACGGAGCCAGAAGAGGAAGGAATTGCATACAGAAATGTGATTGAGCGGTTGCCTGAGGCCGACACTGGAAAGCCGGAATCGTTACTGAAGTTTTTGACCTGGGGAACCGATCGCTATCCAGCAGACCAGCGGGTAGTGGTCATCGGCGGACACGGTGATGGTTTCCGATCACGCCGTCGTGCGATCGCAATCGACGAGTTCGGTGGAGCCCTCGATATGCCTGAAGTCGAATACGTGTTCGAGCGAGTGGGCTTTCACAAAAAAAAGATTGCGATACTGGGTTTTGATGCGTGCTTGATGGGAATGCTTGAGATTGCCAACCACTTTTCTAAGTTCGCTGACTACTTGGTAGCATCACAGCAGATTGAACCTGGCGAGGGATGGCCATACGACAAAGTGCTTGAGCATCTCAAGCATGAGCCAAAAGTCTGCGATGTCGCTTCCGACATCGTGGATTCATACGTCAACCATTACGTGCTTCACGGGATGACGAATGTTACTCAGTCAGCTATCCGACTGACACGAACAGGAGAAGCGATGAAATCTCTATCGCTACTTGGAAAAGCAGTCGCCAGCCATTTGGACTCACAGGACGCCAGCACGAAAAGAGAATCAATACGCACCATTGATATGGCACGCGCGTCATCGCAATCCTTTGCCAACGCAGAGTATGTAGACGCTGTGCATTTTGCCGAAAATCTCTCCAAGGCGATCGAATGCAAGGTCGTTGGCAAATACTCACGGCGACTGATCGAATCACTGAACAAGGCAGTCATCAAGAATCGAGTGCTACGTCGCTCGAGAAAACTCGCGAATGCGAACGGACTCTCCATTTGGTTTCCATCGACGCTTTTTTCGTTCACCGTTAACAGGGCACGCTATCTGGAATTGAATGGGGTGGAAGACCAGCCAGGATGGCTGAATTTCATGGACGACGTTTTTGCAGAAATGCGATACAGCTAA
- a CDS encoding S1 family peptidase, with protein sequence MADQLERIVGGRPVDPGAFPECCLIGNSSAGGFLNEWFCTGTLIHPRLVITADHCIFSRFDPNSIGIGVEQESNVQPANIVRISRIKQHPTEDIALLILQTAPTVAPIARATSDEVANASRIELVGFGNDNPAGSMGFGIKRQVNVPMNVVRKTPQENLSAAESTLGFNSMTEFVAGRKGSGQDSCNGDSGGPAYVHVDSQRKLAGATSRATDEANDNCGDGGIYVRVDSVSDWIDETIAEMR encoded by the coding sequence ATGGCAGATCAGCTTGAGCGAATAGTTGGCGGTCGCCCTGTCGATCCTGGCGCATTTCCAGAATGTTGTCTCATTGGCAACTCGTCGGCTGGCGGGTTTCTAAATGAGTGGTTCTGCACTGGTACTCTCATTCATCCCCGACTCGTTATTACAGCCGACCACTGTATCTTCAGTCGGTTTGACCCAAATTCGATTGGAATTGGCGTCGAGCAAGAATCCAATGTGCAGCCAGCCAACATTGTGCGAATTTCGCGAATCAAGCAGCATCCGACGGAAGACATTGCGCTGCTGATTCTTCAAACTGCGCCCACGGTGGCTCCGATTGCAAGGGCGACTTCAGATGAAGTCGCCAATGCGAGTCGGATCGAACTAGTTGGATTCGGAAACGACAACCCAGCGGGCTCAATGGGGTTCGGAATCAAACGACAAGTCAACGTGCCGATGAATGTTGTCAGAAAGACTCCACAGGAAAACTTGTCGGCCGCTGAATCAACCCTTGGCTTCAATTCGATGACAGAATTCGTGGCGGGTCGAAAGGGTTCTGGGCAAGACTCGTGCAACGGCGACAGCGGAGGTCCAGCATATGTGCATGTGGACAGTCAGCGAAAACTTGCTGGGGCGACATCAAGGGCGACTGATGAAGCGAACGACAATTGCGGCGACGGAGGCATCTATGTTCGCGTCGATTCCGTCAGCGATTGGATTGACGAAACGATCGCGGAAATGAGGTAG